From Daucus carota subsp. sativus chromosome 6, DH1 v3.0, whole genome shotgun sequence, the proteins below share one genomic window:
- the LOC108226539 gene encoding uncharacterized protein LOC108226539 — protein MMMKMNSITSSAVVLSRELSSSSRYHPRISTNNYNIPCSRQVIPIPNRRLLWFKNTSNRSSSFTSLAISSDQVVSATESDPELTWQILVGALAGVIPFVVAAIEFSKRIVAQKKCEVCQGSGLVLMKKEYIRCPDCGGFLPWVSWKRFFSG, from the exons atgatgatgaaaatgaattCCATAACATCGTCAGCAGTAGTATTGAGTAGAGAATTAAGCAGCAGCAGCAGGTACCACCCTCGCATCAGTACTAATAACTACAATATTCCATGCTCTAGACAAGTCATTCCTATTCCTAACCGTCGTCTTCTGTGGTTCAAGAATACGAGTAATCGGTCTTCCTCTTTCACCTCATTAGCCATCAGCAGCGATCAGGTTGTTTCTGCTACTGAGTCCGACCCCGAGCTCACTTGGCAGATCCTGGTTGGTGCTTTAG CTGGTGTTATCCCTTTCGTCGTGGCTGCTATAGAGTTCTCCAAGCGGATT GTGGCGCAGAAAAAGTGTGAGGTCTGTCAAGGTTCAGGACTCGTATTAATGAAAAAAGAATATATCCGCTGCCCTGATTGTG GGGGATTCCTCCCTTGGGTGTCATGGAAGAGATTTTTCTCTGGTTAA
- the LOC135146935 gene encoding uncharacterized protein LOC135146935 translates to MDSGRKRIPLGVVSPSAVRNAQRRRPSHDVQTSGNVPSANRENLEPNRASASMPESSFQSPARNDNFVQQPSHSTLGSCTEKRRYVHPTEFNVQYRDTDTENSNPNIMISGSSRTK, encoded by the exons ATGGACAGTG GTCGTAAGCGCATACCTTTAGGTGTTGTTTCTCCTTCGGCTGTTAGAAATG CGCAACGGAGGCGACCTTCACATGATGTGCAGACATCTGGTAATGTGCCATCTGCGAATCGTGAGAATTTGGAACCGAATAGAGCATCTGCATCTATGCCAGAATCAAGTTTTCAGAGTCCAGCACGTAATGATAATTTTGTCCAACAGCCATCACACTCCACCCTGGGTTCGTGTACAG AGAAACGTCGATATGTTCATCCAACTGAATTTAATGTGCAATACAGAGATACTGATACTGAAAATTCCAATCCCAACATTATGATATCAG GTTCCTCGAGGACAAAATGA
- the LOC108193036 gene encoding U-box domain-containing protein 4: MEQSRLEGRQAESSTRWEEALNLYQEVILGDDESLSVQATIKLSRLSSLAPENIIVRTVPILVSLLCRSSTTESTSMLTACAYCLKCIACQGDGRLATIIAQTGATKVILSILPHSEGHLQKILLKCLRNVIVFGDADQMIVIGDGGLEVILAMLKSCFNGLRKYLLEILSTLALSREARRVIFSLGCVSFIVESARQGSMISRTRASQVIGLLGLVRRARRMLVDLGAIQVLTGLLRDGDTSAKLVASNALGVISSHANFIRPVAEAGTIPLYADLLQGPGPMGKEIAEDVFCILSVEEPIALTISEHLVRILGGNNSEAQAASADVLWNLSGYKHSFSVVQRSGAIPLLIELLSSSDSDDVKERVSGVIAQLSYNKSDRMALANAGVIPLLTNILQDDSAELRDNAAEALVNFSEDPLLRPRIADAVNIPSFQNMQNRLMQIRASDARFADLEIDDD, translated from the coding sequence ATGGAGCAGTCAAGGTTAGAGGGAAGACAAGCAGAGAGTAGCACAAGGTGGGAAGAGGCATTAAATCTTTACCAGGAGGTTATTCTAGGCGATGATGAGTCTCTGAGTGTACAAGCTACAATCAAGCTTTCTCGTCTGTCCAGCCTTGCACCTGAGAATATAATAGTACGGACTGTGCCCATCCTAGTCAGCCTCCTCTGCAGATCTTCTACAACTGAAAGTACGTCAATGCTCACAGCATGTGCTTACTGCTTGAAATGCATTGCTTGTCAAGGGGATGGCCGATTGGCTACAATCATTGCCCAGACTGGTGCCACTAAAGTTATTTTGAGCATATTACCACATTCTGAGGGCCATCTACAAAAGATTCTTCTTAAATGCCTTAGAAATGTTATTGTCTTTGGTGATGCTGATCAGATGATAGTAATTGGTGATGGAGGGCTAGAAGTCATACTTGCTATGTTGAAATCCTGCTTTAATGGTTTGCGGAAatatttattagaaatattgagCACCTTGGCGCTATCGAGAGAGGCTAGGAGAGTTATTTTTAGTTTGGGTTGTGttagttttattgttgaatCTGCTAGACAAGGCAGCATGATATCTAGAACTAGAGCTTCTCAGGTGATTGGTTTGCTTGGGTTGGTCCGAAGAGCGAGGCGAATGCTTGTGGATTTAGGTGCTATTCAGGTGCTTACTGGGTTACTTCGGGATGGTGATACTTCAGCAAAATTGGTTGCTAGTAATGCCCTTGGTGTGATATCATCTCATGCCAATTTTATTAGGCCAGTTGCTGAAGCTGGAACAATTCCTCTATATGCTGACCTTCTTCAAGGACCTGGACCCATGGGCAAGGAGATCGCAGAGGACGTCTTTTGCATATTGTCTGTTGAAGAACCTATTGCGCTAACAATTTCAGAGCATTTAGTAAGAATCCTTGGAGGAAATAATAGTGAAGCCCAGGCTGCATCAGCTGATGTTCTGTGGAATCTCTCAGGTTACAAGCATTCATTCTCTGTTGTCCAGAGGTCAGGAGCAATTCCACTTCTTATTGAGCTTTTAAGTAGTAGTGATTCTGATGATGTTAAGGAGAGAGTATCCGGTGTAATAGCTCAGTTAAGTTACAATAAATCAGATAGGATGGCCCTTGCCAATGCAGGGGTGATCCCTCTCCTCACGAATATATTGCAGGATGATTCAGCTGAGCTGAGAGATAATGCTGCAGAAGCCCTTGTTAATTTTTCAGAAGATCCATTATTGCGTCCCAGAATAGCTGACGCTGTAAATATACCATCATTCCAGAATATGCAAAATAGACTGATGCAAATTCGAGCTTCTGATGCACGTTTTGCAGACTTGGAGATAGACGACGATTAA